CACACACATGTCCTTCCACGGTCCACGTGGGGTTCAACTCAGCTCTCAGGTCCCTCCATACGAGTGCAGTAGCTTTTCCGATGGCCCGTGGCAGGGCAGCGAGGGCTCAGACACACACAGCGACAGTCACCCCTTGAGTCAACACTGCGTGCCCAGCCCCATTGCGGGCAGGTCCCAGCCAGCAATCCTGGGGGGCATCtgtgtgctgggggagggggggcgtcTAGCTTGGCGGGAGGGGAACAGTGGAGGCCCTCCAAGTCAGGACATCGAGCCTGGGGCccgagcctggggcccaggcctgGGGGTGGTTTGGGTCTGGAAGGATGAGCATAAGAGTAGGGTcggtggaggaggaagagggtggaAGGGCAGCTACTCCCCGGAAGATGGGCTGAGGCGGGCAGTTTGAGGGCTGCAGGCACCCGGAGAGTTTCAACAAGTCCCAGCGTGTGAAGGAGGTTGAGATTTGTCCATGGCAACGGGGACAGGGGTCCAACGAGAGTCAAGACCGccacgggggcgggggtggggggcacagttATATGCACGCCTGCGACCCATTCCCTGCCCGGCTCCTTCGCTATCTGCAGACCCACACCACTCAGGCCTCACGAACTGGATCACGCAAAAGGGCTCCCACCCCGTGCGCAGCCAGCGGCTGCAAGTCCCGCCGTCCGCGCCGGCCCCGCCGGTGGCCCCTCCAGGCGACCCCGCGCCGGGGGCTCCGGGAGGCCGGTGGTTAAAGAGGGCGGGCGGCTCGCAAGAACCGCCTCTCTGCGCAGCCAATGACCGGCGCCCGCCCGGGCCCTCCCTCccggcccggggcgggggggcgcACGGCGGCCTCGACTGGCTGCGGCCCGGTTGGAATTCCGGGGGAGTCAGGAGGATGAGGAGGGGCCCAGCGCCCCGCCGCCCGGCTGGGCCCCCCGCAAAGCCCCTCCTCCACtcacagcctcagtttcccacctGCACGGTGGAAGGGATGGGTGCTTGCCAAGTTGGGGCTGAGCTCAAGTTGGGGATCGCGGTCAATTCGAGTGAACTCGTGACAGGTCCACCGATGAGCTCTGCCCGGCCAAGATGGACAAGTCTCAGGCCACCCCTCGCTTCTcccagccgccccccacccctaaCCCCGACCTGAAGTCCTGGCCCAGTCCAGCTGCTCCTCCTCCGGCCTGGAGCTAGGGCCACCATAGCGACTTTAGGGCTGGCCTCTCCAGCTTCCCTGCCTCTTCAGCCCGTCTAGGCTCTGCAGACACAAATCTGCAAAGCCGTAGTgtgccccccaacccccgcaGGGAGGTGACCTCACCTCCCTGTCCTCATCACAGGGGCGTGACTACACCTGCCTCCTCGCTGGAACCCAGGACCAGACAGGAGGACGGGTGTCCGCGAGCAGGCTCTCACTGACCCGGGGTTGATGGTGGGTGATGACAGCAATGCTGATGGTGCCCTGCCTTCCGGGCACGTGTACTGGAAAGAGCagacaccttcagttcagttcagttcagtcgctcagtcgtgtccgactctttgcgaccccatgagttgcagcacaccaggcctcgctgtccgtcacaaactcctggactttacccaaactcatgtccatcgagttggtgatgccatacaaacacaaggcccaggggaaagcctcctcctccaggaagtcttcctgccAGAAATGATCTTTTCTCTCCCACGCTCCCTCCTGGAACTAACTGCCCGGAACCCCCGTCCCACCCCTGGCTGGACACAAAGCTGGTGCCCAAGAAATGTGTGCAAACGTATCGCCAGACACCATCTGGCTCCAGAAATGTCAGACAGAGCTGGGAAGGAGAAGGACTTCTTCCCCAGGAGGTATCACTAAGGTATCAGCAGCAGGGTGAATAAGGACCCCCTCCCCAGGGAAGGAGGGGACAGTGCACACGGATGCCACCCACTCTGGACTCAGCAGGAAGCCCCGTGCCTCCCACAAGGCCCTGCCTCTGGGGAACCAGGGGATGGCTCATGAACCTGTCCTCCAAGGGGACAGCCCTacgggcctggggaggggcctgcCCGGGCGTGGAGGACACCGCCCCCTTGATGCGACCCTTTCTGCCGTTCTCAGTGCCGGTGAGCTGTGAGCGGAGCCCTGAGGAACGTGGACTGGCCAGGTCTGGAGATGGCCGGAAACTGCTCCTGGGAGGCCCACCCCACCAACTGGAACAAGGCAAGTGCCTCCATCAGCTCCGCACAGAGGGGGCTCCTCCGCCGGGGCCTGCGGGATGGGTGTGATGGGAGGGGCACGCCGCCCCGATACGTCCTGCTCACACACACTCTGCCACCCAGAACCCATCCTCTAGCTCGGGACAGACAGGGCCCCTCTGCGCTGTGTGGCCTGGCACTGCTTACCAGGTCCCTCGGATCCCCAGTGCCTTCATCACTGGACACCCTCAAAACCTGTCCTGTGTTACCAACCTCCAGAGGTCTCGTTCTCTCCTCCCTGTGGGGATGGGGCAGTCAGCTATTTCTTGTGGCTAGGCCCTGCCGGGAGGCCCTGCAAAACTGGCTCCAAAGGGGCCCTGAGGTCACATGCTCCGTGGGGCTCTGGCCCACCCCACCAGTGTCACCCAGGATCCGGCCGCCACGGCTTAACTCCCCCCTGCAGGCGCCATCCCGCAGCTGAGACTCTGAGAGTCCACCAGGCTGAGCCACCCCTTCTGCCCTTGCCCCTCTGGTCCCTACTTCTCTGAGACTGTTGGAAACTCTGGAGTTCTTTTCTGAATCCTGGGCAAAACCCTCTCAAGTTGGAAGGACCTCTTGAGTTCAGCGGGTACAACgtttgaggaaaccaaggctcacgCCGGTGTAGTGACTCAACAGGGGTGAGTCCAGAGGCCCAGCAGAGCCCGGACTCCTGCCCGGGACCTGAGCCATAGCCCCAGGCacctccccgccacgcctgcaGCCCCGTCCTGCTTCTGATGGTGACCGCTGTGGGGTGGCCGCCACGGGAAGCAGAGATGGGACCAGCTCCGGAGTCTCCAGAAAcccccagagaagaggcagagccCAGGGAGGGGACCAGGCTCCAGGCAGGCATTTTACAAGGTGGTATGTGGCCGGGATGGCAGCTCACGCCCAGTGACTCACCGGCCCTCCCGCTCTGACTCTGCGGAGAGGATTGCAGATTTTTTCCAGCCTGCGAGAGGCTCTGAGTGATCTGGTCTGTCAGCTGCAGCCCCTGCTGCCCTGTTCCCTTGGGCGCAGAGCTGGTCCTCCACCGACTGCTTCAGTCAGTGAGTGGTCTTGTAGATTACGCCTCTCTTCCCCAGCTAAGAGGAGGTTCTTAGAAGGCCACTCTGTGGCCTGGAGTAGTCAGAACCGCCAACAGGAAAGACTGAGATTAGAGCAAGCTAAGGCGTttgatgggcttcccatgtggtacaGTGttgaagaatctgccggccaatacaagagatgcaggttcaatccctgggtcaggaagatcccttggaggaggaaatggcaacccactccagtattcttgcctggaaaacctcatagacagaggagacatgacgggctgcagtccctggggtcgcaagagtcagacacgaccacacacacacacacacacagcatgaaGGGTTTGAGAgctgacagacagacagatgtggAGTCATCAGTAAATGTATTTAGAGAATGCTGGGCAGTGGCTAGGACCCCATGCCCTGAGCTCACGGGGTCAACCCAAAGTTTACCAACACCCTCCAGTCCCTGCTTGCAGATGCCCCTTGACCAGAGCCAGGCCAAAAGTGCTCTCCCTTTGTTATGGAGTGTCAGGCCCAGAAAACCATCTTTCAGGACCCAGCTTTCTGCCAGAGCTGGGGGGCCATCTGGAAAGCAGCAGAGTGGGCTTGATCTGACAACcttctgggttttgtttgtgtgtttgtttgttttgcttttgttttggagGGAGAGTCATGAGCAGTGGGAACTGATACCCTGCAGGCGTTTAAAGGAGGTGAGGTTCAGGCTCTGTGGGAAAGAGCACTGGGAAGGATGAGTGATGTCTGCCGGGGTGTGGCAGGGGAGTGACAGTGTTCTGGGCAGCCTCGGCCACTTGGGACGAGAGGTCAAAATCGATAGCCTGAGAACAGAATCAGCTTCTAAAGACGTGTTGTGCTTGGCCCAAACAGTGTTTTTTTTAGATGTGAATGTTTAAAGATTGGGGTAGTTTACGttagggcttcctagatggctcagtggtaaagaatccacctgctgatgtagAAGACACAAcagatgcgggttggatccctgggttgggaagatcccctggagaaggaaatggcaacccactcagtattcttgcctggagaattccatggacagaggagcctgggaggctggagtccatagggttacagagtcgaacatgactgagtgagcacgcaCATACAGAGCTTAGAGTCTCGAGTTCTGCCTTCTCCGGGGAGTGGGGGAAAGACGATCCGTCACAGTCCGCCAGTCCCCACTGGAGCCCCCAGCTGGAGCAGAGCGGCTGCCTGCTTGCTCAGGAGAGGTGCCCTCCAGTTTGCCATCGTCCCCCCACTCGCGGGTTTCTTGCACCTGGCCCACCTTCATGCATTTCTCCGCCAGCCCAGACCCTGCAGCCAAGACTGACATTTAGCCAGATGGACTCACACAGCCAGACCAAGTGTCAAACCACTGAAGCGCTCCCCCACAGCTCTATAAATAGCCGCTGCCTCCAGCGTCTCCCCCTCCAGGGACCCCCGGCCAGACCCAGTTCCCTCATGATCCAGAAAGCCAAAGGGTCACCCAGACCCAGCAGGGGACCACCCTGATTCCCCAGGTCTCTCTGATCCCACTGTGGGTCACGGTTCACTTTTGTTTTGGTAACTTGCAAGTGATTTTGCTCttctaaataaatgttttcatgttttagTATGAAGCATTGCAAGTTTTGTAAATTTGCCTAAACCTTTATCGACTCTGTTAGCCTGTTGTCACTTGTACTTTCTATctagtatctttttttaaaactttttattttgtatggggGTATAGCCACAAActaatgtgatagtttcaggtgaacaccgGAAAGGAGTCAgccttacatatacatatacacatactacAAGTATCTATTCTCCCCCGAACTCCCCTTtcatccaggctgctacataacattgagcagagttccatgtgctatattgttggttatacattttaaatgtagcagtgtgtacatgtccatgccaaactccctaactatcccttctctcCCAGCAACCACTAGTTCGTTCtggaagtctgtgagtctctttctgttttaaaagtgCATTGAAGATACTTTCTTTCCTAAAGCTATTTGAAAGTCagttacagggacttccctggtgatccagtggctaagactccaagctctcaatgcagggggcccaggttcgatccctagtcagggaactagatcccacatgccgcatttAAGAGATCATCTGTCACAGTTAAAGATGTCGTTTGCCACAAGGAAGAGTGGagatcctatgtgccacaactaagactcagcacagccaaataaatattttaaaagtttttaaaaagaaagtaaattacaGACTCCAATGCCCTTTGCCCCCAAACAGCCTGTATCTTCTTAAGATCAAAGACCCCCCCATGCAGCTACAGTGCATCTTCAGTGCACTGCTGTTCAGAAAGCTCAACATGGGTCCAATACCGTTATCTAGACATGGTTTGTATTCCCACTTCCCCAGTCATTCCCATAATAGCCTCCACAGCGATGGCTAGACCCACAGTACAGTCCAGGCTTACAGCCCTGCCGTGATTGGTCATGCCCCTTTAGTTTTCTTCAGGGTAGAAAGGCTCCTCAGTTTTCTTGCACCATATGGACATTTTCTGGGCAGTGGGATGTCAGGTCCCTTGATGAGGGACTGATCATTTTCACTGTTTTCACCATCACTCTGGTAGGCTGCCAGCTCTAGACTCGGGCACAGAGTGGTAGATCAGGGGTGTCTTCTGCTCCAGTTGGAGCCAATTCGTTGCTCCAAAGCCACGTCTGTCATCAGGACCAATAGACCTGGAAGCAGGTGCGGGTTTGGGGATGGAGCCTAGCTCAGCTGGAGGCAGGCGCGGGTTTGGGGGTGGAgcctgcatgcatgcttagtcgctcactcctgtctgactctttgcttccctcatgaactatagcccgccaccacatctgtccatgggatttcccaggcaagaatactggagtgggttgccatttccttctctaggaaaccttccccacccagagatcgaacctgggtctcctgcattaaggCAGATTCTGAGCCAGCGGGAAGCCCTGAGGGTGGAGCCTAGCCCACCTGGAAGCAGGCGCGGGTGTGAGGGTGGAGACCAGCCCCTCACTGCGCCTCCCCCTCCGCACCTGCGCAGATGTGTCCCGGCGTGAGCGAGGCCCCCGAGCTGTACAGCCGCGGCTTCCTGACCATCGAGCAGATCACCATGCTGCCGCCGCCGGCCGTCATGAACTACATCTtcctgctcctctgtctgtgcGGCCTGGTGGGCAACGGGCTGGTCCTCTGGTTTTTCGGCTTCTCCATCAAGAGGAGCCCCTTCTCCATCTACTTTCTGCACCTGGCCAGCGCGGACGTCGGCTACCTCTTTAGTAAGGCCGTGTTCTCCATTCTGAACACGGGGGGCTTCCTGGGCCCCTTTGCCGACTACGTCCGC
Above is a genomic segment from Dama dama isolate Ldn47 chromosome 2, ASM3311817v1, whole genome shotgun sequence containing:
- the MRGPRF gene encoding mas-related G-protein coupled receptor member F isoform X1; this translates as MWYSVEESAGQYKRCRFNPWVRKIPWRRKWQPTPVFLPGKPHRQRRHDGLQSLGSQESDTTTHTHTHSMKGLRADRQTDVESSVNVFRECWAVARTPCPELTGSTQSLPTPSSPCLQMPLDQSQAKSALPLLWSVRPRKPSFRTQLSARAGGPSGKQQSGLDLTTFWVLFVCLFVLLLFWRESHEQWELIPCRRLKEMCPGVSEAPELYSRGFLTIEQITMLPPPAVMNYIFLLLCLCGLVGNGLVLWFFGFSIKRSPFSIYFLHLASADVGYLFSKAVFSILNTGGFLGPFADYVRAVSRIVGLCMVLTGVSLLPAISSERCLSVIFPAWYWRRRPKRLSAVACSLLWALSLLVTCVHNYFCVFLGRQASGAGCRHMDAFLGILLFLVFCPLMVLPCLALILHVECRARRRQRSAKLNHVILAVVSVFLVSSIYLGIDWFLFWVFRIPAPFPEYVTDLCLCINSCAKPVVYFLAGRDKSQRLWEPLRVVFQRALRDGAEPGEAGGGTPNTVTLEMQCPSGNAS